Proteins from a genomic interval of Schaalia odontolytica:
- a CDS encoding TerC family protein, whose amino-acid sequence MHVHALAWIILAAIIVTMIVVDIVGHVRTPHEPTLKEAASWSIAYIVIALVFGAIVWAVWGPQYGQEYLGGYITEKALSIDNLFVFVIILSTFRVPRKNQQEVLLAGIVIALILRLLFILAGAALIENFSWVFYIFGLWLAWTAISQVREGTGNEDDEEEYRPPSIVRAVSRIVPVTDGFVGSRMLYRHGGRTYITPLLLCVLAIGTADVMFAVDSIPAIYSLTSEAYLVFAANAFSLLGLRQLYFLIDGLLDRIVFLHYGLAAILGFIGFKLINHALHTNELFFINGGREVVIVPEPGIAFSLGFIVVTILITVAASLLVSRARGGEDAPARGR is encoded by the coding sequence ATGCACGTGCACGCGCTCGCCTGGATCATCCTCGCAGCCATCATTGTCACCATGATCGTTGTCGACATCGTCGGCCACGTCCGTACCCCCCACGAACCCACGCTCAAGGAAGCCGCATCCTGGTCGATCGCCTACATCGTGATCGCCCTCGTCTTCGGCGCCATCGTGTGGGCGGTCTGGGGACCCCAGTACGGGCAGGAGTATCTGGGCGGATACATCACGGAGAAGGCCCTGAGCATCGACAACCTCTTCGTCTTCGTCATCATCTTGTCCACCTTCCGTGTCCCGCGCAAGAACCAGCAGGAGGTCCTGCTGGCGGGCATCGTCATCGCCCTGATCCTGCGTCTGCTCTTCATCCTCGCCGGCGCCGCCCTTATCGAGAACTTCTCCTGGGTGTTCTACATCTTCGGCCTGTGGCTGGCGTGGACTGCGATAAGCCAGGTCCGCGAGGGCACGGGGAATGAGGACGACGAGGAGGAGTACCGCCCGCCGTCGATCGTGCGCGCGGTGTCGCGGATTGTGCCCGTCACCGACGGATTCGTCGGATCCCGAATGCTCTATCGCCACGGCGGGCGCACCTACATCACGCCGCTCCTCCTGTGCGTTCTGGCCATCGGCACGGCCGACGTGATGTTCGCGGTCGACTCGATCCCCGCGATCTACTCGCTCACCTCCGAGGCATACCTCGTGTTCGCCGCCAACGCGTTCTCCCTGCTCGGGCTGCGCCAGCTGTACTTCCTCATCGACGGCCTGCTCGACCGCATCGTGTTCCTGCACTACGGGCTCGCCGCGATCCTCGGATTCATCGGCTTCAAGCTCATCAACCACGCGCTGCACACGAACGAGCTGTTCTTCATCAACGGGGGCCGCGAGGTCGTGATTGTGCCGGAGCCGGGCATCGCCTTCTCCCTGGGCTTCATCGTCGTGACGATCCTCATCACGGTCGCGGCATCCCTTCTCGTCTCCCGGGCGCGCGGTGGTGAGGATGCCCCAGCGCGGGGGCGCTAA
- the uvrB gene encoding excinuclease ABC subunit UvrB codes for MSTNVVTRQNKPFEVISPYTPSGDQPKAIRELAARIRDGEQDVVLMGATGTGKSATTAWLIEELQRPALILEPNKTLAAQLAAEFRALLPGNAVEYFVSYYDYYQPEAYVPQTDTFIEKDSSINDEVERLRHSATNSLLTRRDTVVVSSVSCIYGLGTPEEYVARMIELSRGMVVDRDALLRRFVAMQYVRNDMAFTRGTFRVRGDTIEIIPVYEELAIRIEMFGDEIDSLAVLHPLTGDVISEVEHTYLFPASHYVAGEERMKKAIVSIEDELEERLAWLHAQNKLVEEQRLRMRTTFDLEMLKEIGSCSGVENYSRHIDGRGPGTPPHTLLDYFPEDFLLIIDESHVTVPQIGAMFEGDMSRKRTLVDYGFRLPSAMDNRPLKWDEFTARIGQTVYLSATPGPYELDRSDGVVEQIIRPTGLVDPLVVVKPTQGQIDDLLEQVRLRVERDERVLVTTLTKKMAEELTTYLAERGVKVEYLHSDVDTLRRVELLRELRLGTFDVLVGINLLREGLDLPEVSLVSILDADKEGFLRSTRSLIQTIGRAARNVSGEVHMYADNITDSMREAISETMRRREIQIAYNEEHGIDPQPLRKKISDVTDMLAREQVDTQTLLEGGYRKEKSAKERGESRAVGAGGAHSLGARAESELADLIEELSAQMMTAAEHLQFEVAARLRDEIEDLKKELRAMKRAH; via the coding sequence GTGAGCACTAACGTCGTGACGCGCCAGAACAAGCCCTTCGAGGTCATTTCCCCTTACACGCCGTCGGGCGATCAACCCAAGGCAATCCGCGAGCTGGCCGCGCGCATCCGCGACGGCGAACAGGACGTCGTCCTCATGGGCGCGACGGGCACGGGAAAGAGCGCCACCACGGCGTGGCTCATCGAGGAGCTGCAGCGCCCGGCGCTCATCCTGGAACCCAACAAGACCCTCGCCGCGCAGCTCGCGGCCGAGTTCCGTGCGCTCCTGCCGGGCAATGCCGTCGAGTACTTCGTGTCCTACTACGACTACTACCAGCCCGAGGCGTACGTGCCGCAGACGGACACGTTCATCGAGAAGGATTCCTCCATCAACGACGAGGTGGAACGCCTGCGCCACAGCGCCACCAACTCCCTGCTCACCAGGAGAGACACGGTCGTCGTCTCCTCGGTCTCGTGCATCTACGGTCTGGGAACACCCGAAGAGTACGTGGCGCGAATGATCGAGCTGAGCCGTGGCATGGTCGTGGATCGCGACGCCCTGCTCCGCAGGTTCGTCGCCATGCAGTACGTGCGCAACGACATGGCCTTCACGCGCGGCACCTTCCGCGTGCGCGGTGACACGATCGAGATCATTCCCGTCTACGAGGAACTCGCCATTCGCATCGAGATGTTCGGCGACGAGATCGACTCCCTCGCCGTGCTCCACCCGCTCACCGGTGACGTCATCTCCGAGGTCGAGCACACCTACCTCTTCCCCGCATCCCACTACGTGGCGGGTGAGGAACGCATGAAGAAGGCCATCGTCTCCATCGAGGACGAGCTCGAGGAACGCCTGGCGTGGCTGCACGCCCAGAACAAGCTGGTCGAGGAACAACGCCTGCGCATGCGCACCACCTTCGATCTGGAGATGCTCAAGGAGATCGGATCGTGCTCGGGGGTCGAAAACTACTCACGGCACATCGACGGGCGAGGTCCCGGAACACCCCCGCACACGCTTCTCGACTACTTCCCCGAGGACTTCCTCCTCATCATTGACGAGTCCCACGTGACCGTCCCGCAGATCGGCGCGATGTTCGAAGGAGACATGTCCCGCAAGCGAACCCTCGTCGACTACGGTTTCCGCCTGCCCTCCGCGATGGACAACCGTCCGCTGAAGTGGGACGAGTTCACCGCGCGCATCGGCCAGACCGTCTACCTGTCCGCGACGCCGGGTCCCTACGAGCTTGACCGCTCCGACGGGGTGGTCGAGCAGATCATCCGACCCACGGGCCTCGTCGACCCGCTTGTCGTCGTCAAGCCGACGCAGGGACAGATCGACGACCTCCTCGAACAGGTGCGCCTGCGCGTCGAACGCGACGAGCGCGTCCTCGTGACGACCCTGACCAAGAAGATGGCCGAGGAACTCACCACCTACCTTGCCGAGCGGGGAGTCAAGGTCGAGTACCTGCACTCCGACGTCGACACGCTGCGCCGCGTGGAGCTGCTGCGCGAGCTGCGCCTGGGCACCTTTGACGTCCTCGTCGGCATCAACCTCCTGCGCGAGGGCCTGGACCTGCCCGAGGTCTCGCTCGTCTCGATCCTCGACGCCGACAAGGAGGGTTTCCTGCGCTCCACCCGTTCCCTCATCCAGACGATCGGCCGCGCCGCGCGAAACGTGTCCGGAGAAGTCCACATGTATGCCGACAACATCACCGACTCGATGCGCGAGGCCATCTCCGAGACGATGCGCCGCCGCGAGATCCAGATTGCCTACAACGAGGAACACGGGATCGACCCGCAGCCCCTGCGCAAGAAGATCTCCGACGTGACTGACATGCTCGCCCGAGAACAGGTGGACACCCAAACCCTGCTCGAAGGCGGCTACCGCAAGGAGAAGAGCGCGAAGGAGCGCGGCGAATCCCGCGCGGTAGGCGCCGGGGGCGCGCACAGCCTGGGTGCGCGTGCCGAATCGGAGCTGGCCGACCTCATCGAAGAACTCTCCGCGCAGATGATGACGGCGGCGGAGCACCTGCAATTCGAGGTGGCCGCCCGCCTGCGCGACGAGATCGAGGACCTGAAGAAGGAACTGCGCGCCATGAAGCGCGCGCACTAG
- the coaE gene encoding dephospho-CoA kinase (Dephospho-CoA kinase (CoaE) performs the final step in coenzyme A biosynthesis.), whose protein sequence is MNGTLTCGGCAARLLRPTRKRRVNGPARVVAVSGGIGSGKSTLTRVLASLGGFVADADAIARDVLAPGSETLERVARRFGRDLILPDGSLDRALLASRVFSPEKSEARVEELNAITHPVIGERARQILGSAPDGSLAVYDVPLLVAPEDASRFDAVIMIDAPEDVRVVRLAGRGVRPEDARARIRAQASSDRRRAIASIWIDNEGSAADLAKVARLVHDRWLMPDVPVVE, encoded by the coding sequence GTGAACGGTACCCTGACCTGCGGTGGCTGCGCCGCCCGCCTGCTTCGCCCCACCCGGAAACGCCGGGTGAACGGGCCGGCTCGAGTGGTTGCCGTCAGCGGCGGAATAGGGTCGGGCAAGTCGACGCTGACGCGCGTCCTGGCGTCGCTCGGTGGTTTCGTTGCCGATGCGGACGCTATCGCTCGGGACGTTCTCGCGCCGGGAAGCGAGACCCTGGAGCGAGTGGCACGCCGCTTCGGGCGCGATCTGATTCTTCCCGATGGGAGCCTTGATCGCGCGCTCCTTGCTTCCCGTGTCTTCTCCCCCGAAAAGAGCGAGGCTCGGGTGGAGGAGCTCAACGCCATCACGCACCCCGTGATCGGAGAACGTGCCAGGCAGATCCTCGGAAGTGCTCCGGATGGCTCGCTCGCCGTCTACGACGTGCCGCTGCTCGTTGCGCCCGAAGACGCCAGCCGCTTCGACGCGGTCATCATGATCGACGCGCCCGAGGACGTGAGGGTTGTGCGCCTGGCGGGACGGGGGGTGAGGCCCGAGGATGCGCGCGCTCGCATTCGCGCCCAGGCCTCGTCCGATCGTAGGCGAGCCATTGCCTCGATCTGGATCGACAACGAGGGAAGCGCCGCCGACCTCGCAAAGGTCGCTCGCCTCGTCCACGACCGCTGGCTGATGCCCGACGTGCCGGTTGTTGAGTGA